A region from the Oncorhynchus clarkii lewisi isolate Uvic-CL-2024 chromosome 8, UVic_Ocla_1.0, whole genome shotgun sequence genome encodes:
- the LOC139415147 gene encoding tRNA-specific adenosine deaminase 2 — translation MGTEHVGNDVVSKENFQPCAEDIQRWMANAFDMAKEALENGEVPVGCLMVYNNEILGKGRNEVNETKNATRHAEMVALDQVLEWCRHRDLDPRTVCERTVLYVTVEPCIMCAGALRLTNIPLVVYGCNNDRFGGCGSVLDIPSADLPHTGSSFKCISGFRAEEAVEMLKTFYKQENPNAPKPKTRKE, via the exons ATGGGGACAGAGCATGTGGGGAATGATGTCGTTTCTAAAGAGAACTTCCAGCCATGTGCCGAAGACATACAGAGGTGGATGGCTAATGCCTTTGACATG GCAAAAGAAGCTTTGGAGAATGGTGAGGTGCCTgttggatgtctcatggtctacAACAATGAGATtcttggaaaggggagaaatgaAGTGAATGAAACAAAAAAT gCCACTCGCCATGCTGAGATGGTGGCTCTGGACCAGGTGCTGGAGTGGTGTCGTCATAGAGACCTGGACCCCAGGACAGTGTGTGAGAGGACTGTGCTCTACGTGACTGTGGAGCCTTGCATCATGTGTGCAGGAGCTCTTCGCCTGACCA ACATTCCTCTAGTGGTCTATGGGTGTaataatgacaggtttggtggcTGTGGATCTGTTCTAGACATCCCCTCGGCTGATCTACCTCACACTGGCTCATCATTTAAG TGTATCTCTGGCTTCAGAGCAGAGGAAGCAGTGGAGATGCTGAAGACTTTTTATAAACAGGAGAACCCTAATG CTCCCAAGCCGAAGACGAGGAAGGAGTGA
- the LOC139415150 gene encoding peroxisomal biogenesis factor 3 — MFSSTWNFLKRHKRKFIFAGAFVGGVYFLGKYAQKKIREMQEREASEYIAQARRQFHFESNQRTCNMTVLSMLPTLREAILHHLNSESLTTLLKSKPANKLDIWEDLKIISFTRSVVAVYSTCMLVVLLRVQLNIIGGYLYLDNSVSKSGMMPLAPPDVQQQYLSSIQHLLGDGLSEMITAVKKAVQNTLGGVSLKQSLSLQELEQHLNQIRAQVEEGDGGSTHRPLSWYMMPDEENTLAAQACGLTENDVTTIKLLNETRDMLESPDFGTVLNTCLNRGFNRFLDNMAEFFRPPPGAQGDSTPITTPDSLSHVSLPVAKIIPIVNGQIHSICSEIPSHFVQDLLMIDQVKEFAANVYETFSTSHELQK; from the exons ATGTTTTCGTCTACGTGGAATTTTCTGAAGCGCCACAAAAGGAAATTTATTTTCGCTGGAGCTTTTGTCggag GTGTGTACTTTCTTGGTAAATATGCTCAAAAGAAAATCCGAGAGATGCAGGAGCGTGAGGCATCAGAGTACATCGCTCAAGCCCGACGTCAGTTCCACTTCGAGAGTAACCAGAGAACGTGCAACATGACAG tgttGTCAATGCTCCCTACATTAAGAGAAGCCATTTTACATCATCTAAACTCTGAGAGCCTCACTACACTGCTGAAGAGCAA ACCAGCAAATAAACTTGACATATGGGAGGACCTGAAGATTATTA GTTTCACCCGAAGTGTTGTGGCtgtgtacagtacatgtatgttGGTTGTTTTACTCCGTGTCCAGCTCAATATCATTGGTGGCTACTTATACTTGGACAACTCTGTCAGCAAGAGTGGCATG ATGCCCTTGGCCCCTCCAGATGTGCAACAACAATACCTCTCCAGCATCCAGCACCTCCTTGGGGATG GGTTGAGTGAGATGATAACAGCGGTTAAGAAAGCTGTGCAGAACACATTGGGCGG ggTGTCCCTGAAGCAGAGTCTGTCCCTTCAGGAGCTGGAGCAGCACCTTAACCAGATCAGAGCccaggtggaggagggagacggGGGCTCCACACACAGACCTCTCTCCTGGTACATGATGCCTGACGAGGAGAACACTCTGGCTGCACAG GCTTGTGGTCTGACGGAGAATGATGTCACTACAATAAAGCTGCTCAATGAAACCAGAGACATGCTTGAAAG CCCGGACTTCGGCACTGTACTCAACACCTGCCTGAACAGGGGCTTCAACCGTTTCCTTGACAACATGGCAGAGTTTTTCCGGCCCCCACCCGGAGCACAAGGAGACTCCACCCCCATCACTACACCTGATAG TCTCTCGCATGTAAGTCTCCCAGTTGCCAAAATCATCCCCATTGTGAATGGACAGATCCACTCCATCTGCAGTGAAATACCAAGTCACTTTGTACAG GATCTCCTGATGATAGACCAAGTGAAGGAGTTTGCTGCCAATGTGTATGAGACATTCAGCACATCCCATGAACTGCAGAAATAA